The Candidatus Nanohalococcus occultus genome contains a region encoding:
- a CDS encoding nucleotidyltransferase domain-containing protein yields MYIASDEEIQEFADKATELLDGRVQKIILYGSYARNEHTPGSDIDLLILVDEKNGYDRERVSELAGKWFEERNLLFSPTVLEVQDFNEKLKAGYSFHENVDDEGIEI; encoded by the coding sequence ATGTATATCGCTTCCGATGAGGAAATCCAAGAGTTCGCGGATAAGGCAACGGAGCTTTTAGATGGTAGGGTTCAGAAGATTATTCTCTACGGCAGCTACGCTAGGAACGAGCATACTCCGGGAAGTGACATAGATCTGCTTATTCTTGTAGATGAAAAGAACGGTTATGATAGGGAAAGAGTTTCGGAATTGGCAGGAAAATGGTTTGAGGAAAGAAACCTTCTTTTTTCACCTACGGTTTTGGAAGTCCAAGATTTTAATGAAAAACTAAAAGCAGGGTATTCTTTCCATGAAAATGTGGATGATGAAGGTATTGAGATATGA